A window of the Burkholderia sp. 9120 genome harbors these coding sequences:
- the flhD gene encoding flagellar transcriptional regulator FlhD, with protein sequence MDRSSETLDSIREINLSYIMLAQRMLREDKPVGMFRLGLSSELADLLAGLSLAQIVKLAASDQLLCFFRFNDHAMLSALTQTTKHAAVAPTHAAILLAGQPAEQFA encoded by the coding sequence CTGGATTCAATCCGCGAGATTAACTTGTCTTACATCATGCTCGCGCAACGTATGTTGCGTGAGGACAAACCGGTCGGCATGTTCCGTCTCGGTCTGTCGTCGGAACTGGCTGATTTGCTCGCGGGCTTGTCCCTCGCGCAGATCGTCAAGCTGGCCGCTTCCGATCAGCTTTTGTGCTTTTTCCGCTTCAACGACCACGCTATGTTGTCGGCGTTGACGCAAACCACGAAGCACGCCGCAGTTGCACCGACTCACGCGGCGATCCTGCTGGCAGGCCAACCTGCCGAGCAGTTTGCTTAA
- the flhC gene encoding flagellar transcriptional regulator FlhC, producing MLKRSLTEDAQEVFRAIALIELGARMQVLESELTLSRDRMIRLYREVKGVSPPKGMLPFSADWYMTWLANIHASLFYNTYLFLKNEARCSHLDALTKGYRLYLEHCHHSESEPVLDLTRAWTLVRFFDANILQLTKCCRCTGKFVAHKHDLQHNVVCGACQPPSRAGKTKKAAAARQEALEAAQIAQAA from the coding sequence ATGCTCAAGCGTAGCCTGACGGAAGACGCACAAGAAGTATTCCGTGCGATCGCGCTGATCGAACTGGGCGCCCGCATGCAGGTGCTCGAGAGTGAGTTGACGCTCTCGCGCGACCGCATGATCCGCCTGTACCGCGAGGTCAAAGGCGTATCGCCGCCCAAGGGCATGCTGCCGTTCTCGGCGGACTGGTACATGACGTGGCTGGCGAACATCCACGCGTCGTTGTTCTACAACACGTACCTGTTCCTGAAGAACGAAGCGCGTTGCTCGCATCTGGACGCGCTGACCAAAGGGTATCGGCTGTATCTGGAACATTGCCACCACAGCGAATCTGAACCGGTGCTGGATCTGACGCGCGCCTGGACGTTGGTGCGTTTCTTCGACGCCAACATTCTGCAACTGACCAAGTGCTGCCGTTGCACCGGCAAGTTCGTCGCGCATAAGCACGACCTGCAGCACAACGTCGTGTGCGGCGCTTGCCAGCCGCCGTCGCGCGCCGGCAAGACGAAGAAGGCCGCAGCCGCTCGCCAGGAAGCGCTCGAAGCTGCGCAGATCGCGCAAGCCGCCTGA
- a CDS encoding Nramp family divalent metal transporter, with the protein MQFKLPTTATAPFCPSEVQGSVAITQGAPFWKKILQFAGPGLLISIGYMDPGNWATDIEAGSRYGYSLLFVVVLSSLAAIALQCLSMRLGIATGRDLAQLSSARYSPAVARFQWVLAEVSIIACDLAEVLGGALAFHLLFKCSLTTGVLLTAFDTLIVLGLKGKNFRDLEAIMLGLIATIGVGYIVELALVKPHWPSVAMGLIPSWQALNSREPLYLAIGILGATVMPHNLYLHSSIVQTRAVKRDPASIRSAIGMSRLDTIGALVIALLINMAILILAAAAFHANGHTQVTEIEDAYKLLAPIVGTGFAAVLFAIALLASGQSSTFTGTVAGQVIMEGFLNLKIPCWQRRFITRALALIPALIGVQMMGNGAVGKLLVASQVVLSLQLPFALYPLIRMTGDRSLMGEFANTMLTRLVAWTLFVVISVANLWLVVQTIGLVG; encoded by the coding sequence GTTCAAACTACCCACCACCGCCACGGCGCCGTTTTGCCCATCCGAGGTGCAAGGCTCGGTCGCCATCACGCAAGGCGCGCCGTTCTGGAAAAAGATTCTGCAATTCGCCGGTCCCGGCCTGCTGATTTCGATCGGCTACATGGACCCCGGCAACTGGGCGACCGACATCGAAGCCGGCTCGCGCTATGGTTACAGCCTGCTGTTCGTCGTCGTGCTCTCGAGTCTCGCGGCCATTGCGCTGCAATGTTTGAGCATGCGCCTGGGTATTGCCACTGGGCGTGACCTCGCACAACTGTCGAGCGCGCGTTATTCGCCGGCGGTGGCGCGCTTTCAATGGGTGCTCGCGGAAGTGTCGATCATTGCGTGCGATCTGGCCGAAGTGCTCGGCGGCGCGCTCGCATTCCACCTGCTGTTCAAATGCTCGCTGACCACCGGCGTGCTGCTGACCGCCTTCGATACGCTGATCGTGCTGGGCCTGAAGGGCAAAAACTTCCGCGACCTCGAAGCGATCATGCTCGGCCTGATCGCGACGATCGGCGTGGGGTATATCGTCGAGCTAGCGTTGGTGAAGCCGCATTGGCCGTCGGTCGCGATGGGGCTGATTCCGTCGTGGCAGGCGCTGAATTCGCGCGAACCGCTGTATCTGGCCATCGGCATTCTTGGCGCGACCGTCATGCCGCACAACCTCTACCTGCATTCGTCGATCGTGCAGACGCGCGCGGTGAAGCGCGATCCCGCGAGTATCCGCTCGGCGATCGGTATGTCGCGGCTCGATACCATTGGGGCGTTGGTGATCGCGCTGCTGATCAACATGGCGATCCTGATTCTTGCCGCCGCCGCGTTTCATGCCAATGGCCATACTCAGGTCACTGAGATCGAAGACGCTTACAAGCTGCTTGCGCCGATCGTCGGCACCGGCTTCGCGGCGGTGCTGTTCGCCATTGCGCTGCTCGCGTCGGGACAAAGCTCGACCTTCACCGGCACGGTCGCGGGGCAGGTCATCATGGAAGGCTTCCTGAACCTGAAAATTCCGTGCTGGCAGCGCCGCTTCATCACCCGCGCGCTCGCGCTGATTCCCGCGTTGATCGGCGTGCAGATGATGGGCAACGGCGCGGTCGGCAAGTTGCTGGTCGCCAGCCAGGTCGTGTTGAGCCTGCAACTGCCGTTCGCGCTTTATCCGCTGATCAGGATGACCGGCGACCGTTCGTTGATGGGGGAATTCGCCAATACAATGCTGACGCGATTGGTCGCGTGGACGCTGTTCGTGGTGATCAGCGTCGCCAACCTGTGGCTGGTGGTGCAGACGATCGGACTGGTCGGCTGA